CTGAAACTGTATGGTCGCATGTAAATGTCCTTAGCTGGACAATTACCGTTACCGTTGTcgtcttatcttatcttattttatcttctCATTCTCACCAGGGTTTCCCCTTTCCAAATGAATACCGTGAAAGAGTATCAAAGGACTTTATTCTCTGAGGGAAACGGCGCCACATTCACTTAACCTCCAGTGGAATGTGGACAGTATGCTAAGCTACAGTGCTACTAAATAATTTTGGGCAGCATAAGCTGAGCAGAAGTGATTGATAATGTAGACCCTTGACTTAAATGTATGGAGTGGCCATAAAAGCAAAGTTTCATAAGTATTAAGTATTTCATAGAAGTATTTTCCCGACACTGCGGCCGATGTGCCCATGGGCAGCAGTGGTGGTCGCCCACGGACGTAATACATCCAAAGCGTGGTGAGATGATGTGGACTCCAGGCGTGTGGTTGCAGCTTCTGCCAGATATGATGCTAACGTGCACCTTGTGTCCTGCAGATGTGGACGAAGAAGACCTTCCccctgagcagcagcagcagcagcagcagtggagCTCCAGGGTGCAGCTGGAGGAGCCCCGGCctccccacattaaagaggaagaggaggagctggagcccGGCCACATTGAAGATGAGGAGATGGAGCCAGAGCCCACCCACAGTGAAGTGTGGACTCTGGAGGAGGGGGACTTCACCAAGTTCCCGGTGGTTCGTGTTATCGTGAACGCTGACGATGACGAAGACAAAGGTCAGCGTGAGGAGAAGAGGGGGGCGGAGCTCGCAAGCAGCAGCTCGGCCCACTGGGTGAAAACGGAAGTTGATGGCGACCGCTATGGAGGTTCACCAGCAGAGGGAGCGCCTCCGTCAGATAGCGAGGACGCGTCCCACTCTCCCGACACCGATGACGAAGACGCGAAAACTGACAATCGATGTCCCGGCGACAGCAAAACCCTGAAATGTCCCGTGTGCAACAAGACCTTCACCTACGGCAGCTACCTGACGCGCCACATGAGGAAGCACACGGGGGAGCAGCCGTACATCTGCTCGGTTTGTGGGAAAGGTTTCTCGGAGAAGGGCAACTTGATGAAACACTCCAGAAcccacaccggagagaaaccgtttTCCTGCACTATCTGCAACAAGAGCTTCCGAGAGCCGTCGACCTTGAACAAACACAAgagaacgcacacgggagaaaaacctttcagctgTTCGTTTTGCGGCAAAACCTTCTCCCAGAGCGAGCACATGAAAATACACACGAGAAGGCACACCGGCGAAAAGCCGTACACGTGCACCATCTGCAACAAAAGCTTCATCGACTGCTCCACCATGGTTCGCcacatgaggacgcacaccACGCAGTAGCGGCAAACCTTAAGCTGAATACGTGTGTGTGGTGAGACGCTACCATCTCCATAGAGGACGTGTGTGTGGTTGGACTCTACCATCTACATAGAtgtggacgtgtgtgtgtggtgagacTCTACCATCTAcatggacgtgtgtgtgtgtggtgagacTCTACCATCTCCATAGAGGACGTGTGTGTGGTTAGACTCTACCATCTCCATAGAGGACGTGTGTGTGGTTGGACTCTACCATCTACAtggacacgtgtgtgtgtgtggggagacTCCATagaagacgtgtgtgtgtgtggtgagacTCTACCATCTCCATGGAcacgtgtgtgtgggggggggactccatagaagacgtgtgtgtgtgtgtgactgatgAGACTCTACCATCTCCATGGGAGAGACTCCAGGAGAAGTCTCCTGAACAGAGCCCGCTGGTGAGATCATCAGCAGCCCATGAAGCCGTGGGACTTGAACTGGCTTAGAACGACGTCCGTCAGCCTGAGGCCAAGACGCACGCTGACGTGCTTTTATTGTACATAGATTGACATGTAGGACGTAGATGATACTTCCTGTCACTAAACAAGCACTGCTTTCTTCTAGACTAGAGACGTGTCAGATATACACCACAATAAATGATGCAAGTGTTGGGTAAATTGCCTCAACGGCGTGGTTACGTTTTGTCCCGTCTGTCTTGTAGGAAGCATTCTGCAATGTTCCTGTGGTTTGGGGTGAGGAGGCACACGGACTGAGGTATCTCCTCTCTCCTAACGGATACGCAGGCCTTAGCATTCTTTGCCTTCTAAAGCTACAAAAACGGCTAAAAGAGGCAACTAAGAATGCACATGATGGGATGCACCCATTCCGCCCATCTGAAAAACCCTCAAAAGCGCCCACGGCGGTCCCTTTCTATGATGCCACCTGCACGCCAACCAAGCTACGGCGACGCTGTGGTTACTAACGGCCGAGAACTACATtcctggcgtagtgacaccacAACAGCTAGCGACTAGCCGGCTGAGACTAGCTTCACCACGACGCTCCATTGCAATTCCCGAGGCTGGTGGTGGGAGGCAACCTCCCTTCCGGAGCTGCTTTGACTGGGACGCGAGGTGTCGCGTTCCTTTCTTGTTGCTGTGTGACaacaatgcacccaggaagaaGGTTCCGCCAatgtaaaatgaccaaaataccgTAATACACTTACAGTACCttaatacacttacaataccgTAATACAGGTACAATACCGTAATACACTTACAGTACCGTAATACAGGTACAATACCgtaatacacttacaatacccTAATACAGTTACAATACTGTAATACACGTACAATACCGTAATAAACTTACAATACCGTAATACACTTACAGTACCgtaatacacttacaataccgTAATACAGGTACAATACCgtaatacacttacaataccgTAATCCCGAATGTGCAAGTCACCACGTGGATATGAAaccatgttcatgtttcataaaCGGAAAAATAGTACACTTTCCCTTTAAGGCTAACATGATCCCGGCCAGTGGCGGCGCACTTTTGGTTTCACTTGCGCCACCtctcgtggggggggggggttacatcgGCCCACGCAGTACTGAAACCACATGAAAATTAGACTTCACGGCGTTCCCCTAACTTCCAtccatttctaccgcttatcctcacggggggggggggggggggtgctggagcctatcccagctgcaagTTGCCAAGCGACAGGGAACGTCGTCACGCAGCGGTGACGTTTGGCGTGTTAAACGTCATCGATCACGTGCTCAACGGACCGCGCCACGCCCGATGAAAACACACACGGAGATAGAATGTCGCCATATTTGTAGTCAACTGTCGCCATATTTGTAGTCAACTGTCGCCATATTTGTAGTCAACTGTCGCCATATTTGTAGTCAACTGTCGCCATATTTGTAGTCAACTGTAACCGCAGTTCACTCCTCCTCTCGGAGAACTTTGAAGCGTTTCCGGTTAGCTTGGCCGgctagctgctaacaaagaCACGAAGTGGTCGAGCTAAGCAGAGACCGAGTGTGAGTGTAAAGTGGgatcgtgtgaaaatgtgtcaagtccaaatgctgagagcgttggtgaatcagcgactaactgcggctgttgaagaaatatttgtagtgttggaaagaaccatagcagagtacgaggaggaactttctcgaacaaaagaggagaacgagcgacaacgtcaactactggacgccgttttcaggaagcaggaagttgtgTTTGCATTTGCAGGTTGGTTTCATTCTGTTGTTGTGCCCGTGAGCAAGCTGCAGTTGAGCGCCACCATGAGATGATGGATGTTGTCCGATACTGAAAGAATGACACTTTTATAGAGTTGCTTCTTTATTTTATGACGTAAGAGTCCCGTCTACATCAGCAAATGAAACCGTCGAATCGTATCGAACCGTTTCATAACGTCTGTACTGTAAAGACACCGTTTTGAAACGTGTGACCAGAAAGAGATTGACACCCCCAAAGTGATATTGGCCAGCATTTGATGACAGATACTTCCCCTCAAACTGTAGAGTGACGTAATATTTACATCCACGTAAGTAGTAAACATGGTGTATCCACAAAATAGCCATAAAAATATGGTAGAAAATCATCTTTTTATGTCTTGGTTGGGTTTAGTAAGACTCATTCTCATGGACTATGATGGAGGAGATGCTGGacgagtggaggtttgccctggaaaggagaggaatgaagattagccgcagtaTTAGCTGAGTATATGTGtgggaatgagagggacccgagtggaagagtgaggttacaggagaagagatacagaaggtggagaatttgaagtaGTCCAGGAGAATGGAGAtagtgaaaaggaggtgaagaagcatgtggaacgggtggagaaacgtgtcaggcgtgatgtgatagaagagtttcagctaaaaggaaaggtaaacaaaactgtggtgagagcagccatgttgtttggtctggagacaggaagcacaactggaggtagcagagatgaggatgctgaggttctcattgggagtgaccaggatggataggatcaggaaggagtacatcagagggacgttacatgttagaggccttggagataaagtcctttcggccagactgagatggttgggacgtgtccagaggagagatagtcaatgtattggtagaaggatgctgccaggtaggaggcgtagaggaagaccacagaggaggtttatggatgtagtgaaggaggacatgagagagacagatgcagaagacatgcttggagggaaaagcccaaagaggaagaagattCTCACGCGccattaacaacaaaaaaaaaaacgataccgATGTGAACGATATCCAATCTTTATGCCACCattagctggggggggggggggggggggtcctcggTCAGTTCCTTCCACCTTTTGCAGCACAACGAACACAAGAATGAAGGTCTGTTAATGGCAGGTGTGCTGTCTCCTTGCGTCCTACAGATGCCAGTGAAGAAGATGGTCTCCCTGAGCAGCAGGAGTGGAGCTCCAGGCTGGTGGCGGAGGAGCCAGAGCCTCCCCTCATTAAAGAGGAGGAGGGGCAGCCACCGCCCCTGCACCTCAAAGAGGAAGAGCCGGCGCTCCCCCGCattaaagaggaggaggaggaacacgGCATCAGTCAAGAGGGagcaacagaagctgatggagaccactgtggaggatcaccagcagacaagctcttagctccactatcagatagtgagcacacgacgtcacactctcctgacactgatgatgatgatgatgaagactctacagctgatatgacatgtcaccCTGACAACACACGCTTGAAATGCCACCACTGCGACAAGAGCTTCGGCAAGAAGGGAGCTCTTGAAACCCACATGAGATACCACACAGGAGAGAGACCCTACGTGTGCTCCGTGTGCGGTAaagccttcacaataaaaggacACTTGAGCAGACACGGAAGAACGCACAGCGGGGAGAAACCGCATTCCTGCTCAGTTTGCGAGACCAGTTTCAGCGCTCGCTCGGCGTTGGTTCAacacatgaggacgcacaccggagagaaacctcaCGCCTGCTTGGTCTGTGGTGAAAAATTCTCCCAGAAGGGAAATTTGAGCAGACACACCAGAACACATAGCCGGGACGGCGTTTTTGGCTGCTCCGTTTGTGGGAAAAGCTTCTCTCAGAAAGGATATCTGAAGATCCACACGAGAACTCACACGGGAGAGAAGCCGTACTCCTGCTCCTTCTGCGACGCCAGCTTTAGCGTCCGCTCGGTCTTGGCCAAACATGTCAGAAGAAGACACACTAGCCTGCCGTGAGTAGTCGCTTCCTGAAATGCGAACACGTCGGGAGATGCTGTACAGTACTGCCtcccgccagctgggataggctccagctgggataggctccagctgggataggctctagctgggataggctccagctgggataggctccagctgggataggctccagctggggtaggctcctgctgggataggctcctgctgggataggctccagctgggataggctccagctgggataggctctagctgggataggctccagctgccAGTGGCCGTCAGACAGGACGTGGtggaaaacggatggatgaagGTTCAGACGGCGCTGGGTCGTTTCCGCCGTCATCAAGTACGAGCGGCCACGGAAGGCGACACTTGGCCATGTGGACGTGCAGGACCTCCACAAGCCGTGGGGGTTGGGAGgggcgtggcgtggcgtggcgtggcgtggcggtACGCCGCCCACGCTGTGACGACGGGGATTCGTGAAGAGGCTGGACACAGGAAGAcaatggtgtccaaactgcagcctGGTGGCTATTTGTGGACCGTGGCTCATTTTCTGCTGGTGGGTGGAATAAAACACAGCAAAGTGGaataacaaagcaaaaaggaataaaaagcaGAAGTGTTGACACCAACAACGTAAATATGTACAACTTGTTTTTTAAAGGAATGACATAACATTGTCCATAATGGCCACCCATGCAAATTAGGGGATGacttcaccatcatcatcatcatcactgccaTGTACTGGAGGAACTATGGTAGACATGGTCTACGGTCTGAAGATGGAACATTTTGAATGTGTCAATCACGATAACAAAAGACAGTTTGAACCCCCCCAAATACTTGAAAATACACAACCTATTTGTGAACAATTGAAGGCAACACCAGCagacaataagacaataaaaTCCAAACGGGCTCTTTGACTTTGTGCTAACGTTGCTAACAATGTCGCCTCAATGGTGCTAAACTATTTGGACTTCTTGTCCACCACCTCCTCCCCTGACTTAGTAGAACATTGGCGACCAAAACAGGTACTTGTGGCAAACCTCGAGGAGAGTAGATAATGTGATATCGCCCACTGTGCGGATGAATCGAcatttggatcgatccgcccaTCCGCCATTTTCTTCAGTCGCCAGAGACGGCGGGACTCGGCGGGACTCGACGGAACCATGACCAAGCCCAAACCCAAGCAGAACTGCAGTGTCGTTGGCTGCACGGACCGGCATCGATCCTTGCACCGCGTCCCAAACACGAAGGACGTCCGAGCCAAGTGGATTCATTTTATTTACGACGGAAACGTCCCGGCGTCCTTCGGCAAAAGTCTTTTCGTCTGTGCCAACCACTTCACGGCGGACTGCTTCAGCAACCTGGGCCAGTACGACGCCGGACTGGCACTGAGGCTGAGTGTGAAAGATGGGTCCGTGCCAACTGTTCGAGCGACAGAAGAGGGAAGCGTAAGTTGCTCGTTTCTTTGCGTTAGCCTCGTAGCACAAGCTAACGCTAACAGTTGTATCACAACGAAGACGAGCCAACTCCACGTTAAGTTATCGGGTTCGTTTCCGGGTCGTGTACTTTGCCGCTTGTATGTTGTGCGTTTGATCGGGGCTTTAACGTCAGACCGGGACGTGATTAGCCCACACAAGCCGCCTGTTCGCGCACTTCCGTACTCGGACTTTTTGAGTGCGGCCAAATGCAGTGAGCCgccagtacccggatgttgcactCGACAAGGTGAGTGCGCAGCCATGAACACACTTACCACCCTCGAtggccgccatcttggctagCGGTGAAAAAGGAAACGAGCTGTCTCGAGAGAGGCATTTACCGGAAGTGTACCGATGATAATCCACGTGGGACAGCAGTATAGCGTTCGAATATGAATATTTGAGATACGGCCCATACGACAAAGGACCAAATGGGACAGTTTGAAGACTGATTGGTTTGACTTTGTCTACTTGGTCGGTTAGCTTGAAGCTGCTGTCCTGTCGTGTCTTTTCCTTTCCGGTTGGATGAAGTATTCATTGAGTTTGACTTGGCTGCGTCCGAATTCAGGGTCTGCGGCACACTTCCTGCTTGTGTCACGTGTCTTCACGTGGCTTTTATTTCACATGAACaggcatcagattccaattgagtgatgacatcatcagttcccagttccacatgtccaaaatgaaaGTCAAGTAGGCAGATTAAGAGAAGGGAAGCAAAATGTGAACGAAAGGAGCCCAGCTTGTTTTAGGATCTTTTCTTGTTTGTTGCCGGAAAGAGAAGAGGAAGTCAACCGTCGACAGATTTATTTCCCGACACGGAGCGGACCAGAGgtaaaccttttattattaaccACGGTAACATTCAGTGTTTGCCACGGGAAATGTGATTTCTAAACAAGCGTTTGTGTTGTTGCAAAGCATGCTGACCCTCAGCTGGGACGTagctagcctagcctagcctagcctagcttcGGAACGTACTGTAGCGTCAGTACACGTTAGTACGTGTACCGTGTACTctgtgtacactgtgtactgGGTTCCCCGGTGGGACACTTTTGACGGTGCACCCCTCAATGCTTTACTGTCACACCCCTCTTCCTTCTTAATGGAGACGCCCACTCGATGACATCATCGCCAACCTTCTATCGCCCTCTTTAACAATTAAAAACGGAGCTGCGGTCGTCTTGCATGCCGGAAGGGGTGTTGCAAAGGAGGGAGAGACAGGCTATTTAGCAATGGCGTCGTGCACGTGAAGCTAGCGGCTTGTGTAGGTGCTACCTTGCCAATGACACGCCCCCCAGCTTGGCCACGTGGAGCTGGAAGGGGCGGAGTCAGTGGCGTTGCAGCATAGTTTGGGACGTTAGACGCCgggtgtccaaattgcggcccgggaatattttatttctattggcctgcccacattgtaaaaatataactgaacaagaaatataaaaaatgttacgagaataaagtcgtaatatttcaaaaagaacatttgaaagatgaaatatttgggGAATAAAAACCATCACAAtggaggaaaatggaggaaaatggaggaaaacgGAGGAAAacggaggaaaatggaggaaaatggaggaaaatggaggaaaacggaggaaaatggaggaaaagagTGCCGTTGATCCCAATAAGAAACGCTTTCATCGAAGCCGtgttgcagttttttcttgaattcaacgGTGGAAAAAGGTTTGATTTCTTCCTTTATTGCGTGTTTGCCCCCCTTAAATGTTTGACGTCATGAACCAAACGTAAACGGGAGCGAATGACGACACTGAATGCACCCGCCTGAGGTAACCCGCTCTCGGTTATTAACCCCCCCTTGTCCTTCCAGCCTCCCCACCCACGGCGCTACTGCAGGATCAACAACACGGTGCCGTTGCTGGCGCTGTACTTTGACGGGCAGAGCGACATGAGGCCAGACTTCCGTCTCTCCAGGGCCTCCTTCTCTGCCCTGATGGACCTCCTCGGGACCCAGTGTGACCACGGCTGGGGGCCCGTGATCGAGACCCTGGTGTTTCTGTTCTGGTTGGCCAGCGGCGCCTCCTACCGTGTGGTCGGCCGAGCGTTCGACATGCCCCGAACCAGCGTGCACCGCGCCGTCCACAGAACAAGCGGGAAGATCCGCGCTCTCCTCCCCCGGGTGGTCGGCCTTCCGTCTGCCGAGGATCTGGCCCCGCTGGGTGCCGGCTTTGCCCGCTTGGCCGGGTCGGCGGCCTTCAGCAGGGTGGTCGGCAGCATCGGGGGCTGCCACGTCCGTGTCAAGCCGCCCCTGGAGGAAGCGGCCGGGTACCTCAACCCCAAGCGGTTCCATTCGCTGCAGTTTCAGGCCATCTGTGACCACACGGCCAAGTTCCTGGACGTGTTCATCGGCTTCCCCGGGTCCGCGCGGGACACCAAGGTGCTGAAGCACAGCCCCATCTACGCTCAGCGGAGATACCCGCCACCCGGCTTCTGCATCGTTGGGGACGGCGTCTACCCTTGCCTCCGACAACCCATCGCCCTCATGACCCCCTACAGGCACCCGGTCCGCAACCACCTCCAGGCCCGCTTTAACGGCCACCTCTCTAAAGCCCGCTGTGTCGTGGAGAGAGCTTTCGGCATCATGGAGACCAGGTGGAGGTCTATTTTCTTAAAGGCTCTGGAGGTGGACGTCCTCTACGTCCCGGAGGTCATCGCCTGCTGTACGGTCCTGCACAACATCTGCCTGAGCAGCGGGGATGTGCTTGAGCCGGAAGAAGCTCGGGGGGGCGAAGCGGCTTCCGACCACGCAGAGGACCCGGAGGAACCGCCGCCCGCGGGGACCGTCTGCGGCGCAGAGGACAGGCACAGGATGGCCATGCTGTGTTACGCCCCCGACCACGACTACTTGTAGATGCTAGCTTTGCCTGGTCTTCGTTCTGGCGGACGTTCGTCCTGTTTTCATGTTTGAAGTCTGACTCTTTGACTCGGCATCGTGTTTCATCTAAAGAACTTTTGTAAATAAACGTGTTCAGTACCTGTGGAACCCGCACGCGGACTGCTTCGTTTCTACGGTGACCCGTATGATGTGTGGAAACCGGGGCAACATCTTTCTCAACATTTTTGACCAAAACCAAATCTGGAGcgtacaaaaaccaaaacacatacACCGGGGGTCTCCAGACGTTTTCCCCCAAGGGCGGCATCCTGACAGGTCAAAGCCTCCCTGGCATGACTCAGCAACTTGGCCTAAATATGCTCCATCTTGTTTGGAATGATCCTCCACCTGGTTGGAGTTCTGGAAGCGTCTGGAAGAGTAAATTTGCCGGAATGAAAACTCGCTCTTGCAGCTCAGCCTCGTTTCCGGAGGGGGCGTCACGGGGGTGCCACCTCTCAGCTGATACAGTGAAGGGAAACGCTTCTCCGGGCAGGTGGTGGACCTGGTTCATAGTCCtgccaaaatgttgtgatgCTGCTGGACGTTCACATATCTCGGCGATCCTGTACGTTTTCTTTTCCAAACCAGGAAGGTTTAGGACAACCGTGGAGGGGGAAAGTGCAAAGAGAGACAGATGGAGGTCCACCTCGGGTTCTGGTCTTGGTCGTATGATTGATAGTGTGCTATAAACGCTGGTTCACAAAAGAGgaagaatgcccccccccccgcatcaAAGTTGCCACTGAATAGAGTCAGCCATGGCTTCTAAACACGagtccatgatagcgacaaggctgcaaaaCCTTCTACAAGTTCTATAAACGTCTTTCACAGTCGTGtgcgctggggggggggggggggggggcgaacaTTGGGTGAACTCGAGTTGGTGCCCATTCTGTGTTTTCAAGGCCACCAATCACGGCCATGTTCTGCAAGTTCTCcgttccatccattttctatgccgcttatccgcACTAGGgtggcggtatgctggagcctatcccaccggtccagggtggacccccctGGACCAAGTTAGGGTACCTCTGGCGCTGGAAGCCCTAGACACCCCAGGTCTCGTATGGCGCCATGTTGGTGCAGCCGAGAGGTGTCACCCTGATGACGGCGGTTCTGGAAACGTAGCTTAACTGCAAGAGCTCGCCCGTCATGGCCGCTGTGAattttaaatatcatttttgaGAAACAACAATCcaaaaatggaacaatggagattacaaattacaaagtattacatttacatattattataattacagaGTATTTTTAACCAACGTTGGTCGATCATCCTTTGGAGTTCTCTTTGGAAAGCTACTGCAATTTTTTGTTCTCttgtatttttggaatgtgccaaGGGCCTTacatggcccccgggccacactttggacaccactgacaTGTCCTCAGCTGAAAATGTATTTACCTGTGCCCCCCCATTTTTCGACCGGTAGTGACATCTTACTGTGAAGCCATCAGGAACTGTCATTTTTTCATCAGCGTTTCTGTCTCCAGCGTTTCTGCGACACGACGACCACACAGGAAGTCGGCATCCAACTCGCCATGGAAAGAGACGGGGCTCCCCTCAGAAGCACAGGTATGTCCACCCAGAGCTTGTCCACTCACTGTCATTACACCCCCGGTCTCACCCCCCCACTTTAAATTCCCTTCTTAGTAGATGTAATTAGTCTAAATatttatgaacattattagagccccgtagacatgaaacagcacccctatagtcacctttctaCTCCCCTATTACGCAATATCGCAGACatcataagagacaataagacctTTAAGACATAAATGTTGAAATGAAGTCCGCCATGGCGTGTCCCACATCATAGAGTGAAAAAGGTCCTCTCATTGtgcgtggaagtggtacatttagaAGAAATCAATTTGAGGCTTTCCAGCTCCCGGCCGTCTCGTCGCTGCAATATGATGTCATCAATGAATAATACGCGTGTAATGGTGACCATAGGTGTGCTATTTTgggcctacagggctctaatcatgttagagAACATTTACAACGCCGTACGGGTTACTTTGAAAGTCCGGATGGACGCACGACTGTAATGTATTTTATCATAATGATGCAATATTTTctttagtttattattattattatttatttatttccatttcgaTCCTTGGTGGTGGTCTCACTTCGCATCATCTTAGATTTCctgcactgtgtgtatgctagtggccccgcctccccccacagCGACATCGTATGAACAACCTGGAAGAGCCCAAAGCTCGTATAAGCCACGACTGCCGTAAATGCGGAGACATATTGTTGTCCAATGAATGTCCCCCCGGCCCCCGGCCCCCAAACCGCTGCAGACATGACTTCTATTCCCTCACGTTTCATCTTCACTTTTCCGAAGTTTGTGTTTGTCTTCTTGTGTGCCGCAGACATCAGTGAAGGGGATTTTCCCCCCAAGCAGGAGGAGCCGCGGCCCGCCCACGTGAAagcggaagaggaggagacCCAGCCCCCCCACGTGAAAGCGGAAGAGGAGAAgacccagccccagccccagcccccccacatcaaagaggaagaagaggagcccCAGCCCCCCCACATCAAAGAGGAAGAGCAGCATCACAGCATCAGTCAGGAGGCGGAGTATgtg
The Doryrhamphus excisus isolate RoL2022-K1 chromosome 12, RoL_Dexc_1.0, whole genome shotgun sequence genome window above contains:
- the LOC131139736 gene encoding zinc finger protein 774-like encodes the protein MCKVQMLRALLNQRLTAAVEEIFGLFEVMIAEYEGELSRTKEENERQRQMLDAIFKPEDELQRADVDEEDLPPEQQQQQQQWSSRVQLEEPRPPHIKEEEEELEPGHIEDEEMEPEPTHSEVWTLEEGDFTKFPVVRVIVNADDDEDKGQREEKRGAELASSSSAHWVKTEVDGDRYGGSPAEGAPPSDSEDASHSPDTDDEDAKTDNRCPGDSKTLKCPVCNKTFTYGSYLTRHMRKHTGEQPYICSVCGKGFSEKGNLMKHSRTHTGEKPFSCTICNKSFREPSTLNKHKRTHTGEKPFSCSFCGKTFSQSEHMKIHTRRHTGEKPYTCTICNKSFIDCSTMVRHMRTHTTQ
- the LOC131139737 gene encoding zinc finger and SCAN domain-containing protein 2-like, which encodes MCQVQMLRALVNQRLTAAVEEIFVVLERTIAEYEEELSRTKEENERQRQLLDAVFRKQEVVFAFADASEEDGLPEQQEWSSRLVAEEPEPPLIKEEEGQPPPLHLKEEEPALPRIKEEEEEHGISQEGATEADGDHCGGSPADKLLAPLSDSEHTTSHSPDTDDDDDEDSTADMTCHPDNTRLKCHHCDKSFGKKGALETHMRYHTGERPYVCSVCGKAFTIKGHLSRHGRTHSGEKPHSCSVCETSFSARSALVQHMRTHTGEKPHACLVCGEKFSQKGNLSRHTRTHSRDGVFGCSVCGKSFSQKGYLKIHTRTHTGEKPYSCSFCDASFSVRSVLAKHVRRRHTSLP
- the LOC131139718 gene encoding uncharacterized protein LOC131139718; amino-acid sequence: MTKPKPKQNCSVVGCTDRHRSLHRVPNTKDVRAKWIHFIYDGNVPASFGKSLFVCANHFTADCFSNLGQYDAGLALRLSVKDGSVPTVRATEEGSPPHPRRYCRINNTVPLLALYFDGQSDMRPDFRLSRASFSALMDLLGTQCDHGWGPVIETLVFLFWLASGASYRVVGRAFDMPRTSVHRAVHRTSGKIRALLPRVVGLPSAEDLAPLGAGFARLAGSAAFSRVVGSIGGCHVRVKPPLEEAAGYLNPKRFHSLQFQAICDHTAKFLDVFIGFPGSARDTKVLKHSPIYAQRRYPPPGFCIVGDGVYPCLRQPIALMTPYRHPVRNHLQARFNGHLSKARCVVERAFGIMETRWRSIFLKALEVDVLYVPEVIACCTVLHNICLSSGDVLEPEEARGGEAASDHAEDPEEPPPAGTVCGAEDRHRMAMLCYAPDHDYL